A window from Pangasianodon hypophthalmus isolate fPanHyp1 chromosome 16, fPanHyp1.pri, whole genome shotgun sequence encodes these proteins:
- the calcoco1a gene encoding calcium-binding and coiled-coil domain-containing protein 1 isoform X2, whose amino-acid sequence MEKAWKVEFQNVGNSYFPQSRVECHYSISSQHSWASSDWIGLFKVGWSSVRNYHTFVWALAPTNYKEGTDVNCCVHFQACYLPGPSGEQYQFVYVDGKGEVCSRSSAFTFSAPKPLEELVTLEQALEGGEGSEDMLVVVPKAELLQSRLQECLKERAELLQALETAERSREHERECSHRTREAWEQRSKELEEELRHTREQMEDMKKKQEEMAALREVLQEEKQALLVKEAASEQRISQLEDDIRVLTQKALERETDLERMKERAKKSAAQKKEVEGEHKNIKAANEAALAELHGVQERLSASEGCVETLRTEIRDMAAQRDNIQADLHQARLQTAQLTLQLADANLALREARASWVQERESLQCSTEMIRTHLDRLNDEIKQKEEQLQEERMERNKAEVELGREKDCNRVQLSETRRELQELKASLRVAQKEKEQLQAEKKEVIEYIHQLEQRLETLSGSKWSMTALLQSGQADSSLSESEDENPEALRPLSHYSLCDQPQADLLILPTTPPPSPRLLHSSQAVVISQPAPLCSPHQPSDDTHPHMHSSESEEEYEVFQSGGNSFGEEMALLLPNHRNAILSDVEESPLW is encoded by the exons atGGAGAAAGCATGGAAGGTGGAGTTTCAGAACGTGGGCAACAGCTATTTCCCACAGAGCCGAGTGGAATGCCACTACAGCATCAGCTCTCAGCACAGCTGGGCTAGCAGTGACTGGATCGGCCTGTTTAAG GTTGGCTGGTCATCTGTGAGGAACTACCATACATTTGTGTGGGCTCTTGCTCCAACCAACTACAAGGAAGGGACTGATGTTAACTGCTGCGTCCACTTCCAAG CTTGCTATTTGCCAGGCCCCAGTGGTGAGCAGTATCAGTTCGTATATGTGGATGGGAAGGGCGAAGTGTGCTCCCGCAGCTCTGCTTTCACTTTCTCTGCTCCAAAGCCACTGGAGGAGTTAGTGACTCTGGAGCAAGCCCTGGAGGGAGGTGAAGGCAGCGAGGACATGCTAGTTGTCGTTCCCAAAGCTGAGCTTCTGCAG aGCCGGCTGCAGGAGTGTCTGAAAGAGAGGGCTGAGTTATTGCAGGCTCTAGAAACAGCAGAGAGGAGCCGTGAACATGAGCGCGAGTGCTCACATAGGACCAGAGAGGCGTGGGAGCAGAGGAGcaaggagctggaggaggagctCAGGCACACCAGGGAACAAATGGAGgacatgaagaagaagcagGAG GAGATGGCAGCTCTCAGGGAGGTTCTGCAGGAGGAGAAGCAGGCCCTGCTAGTTAAAGAAGCTGCCAGTGAGCAGAGGATCAGCCAGCTGGAGGACGACATCAGGGTGCTCACCCAAAAAGccctggagagagagacagatctaGAGAG GATGAAGGAGCGAGCCAAAAAATCTGCGGCCCAAAAGAAAGAAGTAGAAGGTGAACACAAGAATATTAAG GCAGCCAATGAAGCGGCTTTAGCTGAGTTACACGGTGTTCAGGAGCGACTGAGTGCCAGTGAAGGCTGTGTTGAGACTCTGCGGACTGAGATCAGAGACATGGCGGCTCAGAGGGACAACATCCAGGCCGACCTTCACCAGGCCAGACTACAGACCGCACAGCTCACCCTGCAGCTTGCAGATGCCAACCTGGCACTGCGGGAGGCTCGTGCCAGCTGggtgcaggagagagagagtctgcAGTGTAGCACTGAG ATGATTAGGACACATTTGGACAGGCTGAATGATGAGATCAAGCAGAAGGAAGAGCAGCTGCAGGAggagaggatggagagaaaCAAAGCAGAGGTGGAGCTTGGGCGAGAGAAAGACTGCAACCGG GTGCAGCTGAGTGAAACACGAAGGGAGCTGCAGGAACTGAAAGCCAGTCTCAGGGTGGCTCAGAAGGAAAAGGAGCAACTGCAGGCTGAGAAAAAG gaggtgaTTGAGTACATCCACCAGCTGGAGCAGAGGCTGGAGACCCTGAGTGGCTCTAAATGGAGCATGACCGCGTTGTTGCAGAGCG GTCAAGCAGACAGCTCCCTCTCAGAGTCGGAGGATGAGAATCCAGAGGCACTAAGGCCTCTGAGTCATTACAGCTTGTGTGACCAACCCCAGGCTGACCTCCTCATTCTGCCCACTACTCCTCCTCCGTCCCCGCGACTCCTCCACTCGTCTCAGGCTGTGGTGATCAGTCAGCCCGCTCCACTCTGCTCCCCACATCAGCCTAGTGatgacacacacccacacatgcacaGCTCCGAGTCG GAGGAGGAATATGAAGTGTTTCAATCAGGTGGGAATAGCTTTGGAGAAGAGATGGCTCTCCTGCTGCCTAACCACAGAAACGCTATTCTCAg TGATGTGGAAGAGAGCCCCCTGTGGTGA
- the calcoco1a gene encoding calcium-binding and coiled-coil domain-containing protein 1 isoform X3 codes for MEKAWKVEFQNVGNSYFPQSRVECHYSISSQHSWASSDWIGLFKVGWSSVRNYHTFVWALAPTNYKEGTDVNCCVHFQACYLPGPSGEQYQFVYVDGKGEVCSRSSAFTFSAPKPLEELVTLEQALEGGEGSEDMLVVVPKAELLQSRLQECLKERAELLQALETAERSREHERECSHRTREAWEQRSKELEEELRHTREQMEDMKKKQEEMAALREVLQEEKQALLVKEAASEQRISQLEDDIRVLTQKALERETDLERMKERAKKSAAQKKEVEGEHKNIKMIRTHLDRLNDEIKQKEEQLQEERMERNKAEVELGREKDCNRVQLSETRRELQELKASLRVAQKEKEQLQAEKKEVIEYIHQLEQRLETLSGSKWSMTALLQSGQADSSLSESEDENPEALRPLSHYSLCDQPQADLLILPTTPPPSPRLLHSSQAVVISQPAPLCSPHQPSDDTHPHMHSSESEEEYEVFQSGGNSFGEEMALLLPNHRNAILSDVEESPLW; via the exons atGGAGAAAGCATGGAAGGTGGAGTTTCAGAACGTGGGCAACAGCTATTTCCCACAGAGCCGAGTGGAATGCCACTACAGCATCAGCTCTCAGCACAGCTGGGCTAGCAGTGACTGGATCGGCCTGTTTAAG GTTGGCTGGTCATCTGTGAGGAACTACCATACATTTGTGTGGGCTCTTGCTCCAACCAACTACAAGGAAGGGACTGATGTTAACTGCTGCGTCCACTTCCAAG CTTGCTATTTGCCAGGCCCCAGTGGTGAGCAGTATCAGTTCGTATATGTGGATGGGAAGGGCGAAGTGTGCTCCCGCAGCTCTGCTTTCACTTTCTCTGCTCCAAAGCCACTGGAGGAGTTAGTGACTCTGGAGCAAGCCCTGGAGGGAGGTGAAGGCAGCGAGGACATGCTAGTTGTCGTTCCCAAAGCTGAGCTTCTGCAG aGCCGGCTGCAGGAGTGTCTGAAAGAGAGGGCTGAGTTATTGCAGGCTCTAGAAACAGCAGAGAGGAGCCGTGAACATGAGCGCGAGTGCTCACATAGGACCAGAGAGGCGTGGGAGCAGAGGAGcaaggagctggaggaggagctCAGGCACACCAGGGAACAAATGGAGgacatgaagaagaagcagGAG GAGATGGCAGCTCTCAGGGAGGTTCTGCAGGAGGAGAAGCAGGCCCTGCTAGTTAAAGAAGCTGCCAGTGAGCAGAGGATCAGCCAGCTGGAGGACGACATCAGGGTGCTCACCCAAAAAGccctggagagagagacagatctaGAGAG GATGAAGGAGCGAGCCAAAAAATCTGCGGCCCAAAAGAAAGAAGTAGAAGGTGAACACAAGAATATTAAG ATGATTAGGACACATTTGGACAGGCTGAATGATGAGATCAAGCAGAAGGAAGAGCAGCTGCAGGAggagaggatggagagaaaCAAAGCAGAGGTGGAGCTTGGGCGAGAGAAAGACTGCAACCGG GTGCAGCTGAGTGAAACACGAAGGGAGCTGCAGGAACTGAAAGCCAGTCTCAGGGTGGCTCAGAAGGAAAAGGAGCAACTGCAGGCTGAGAAAAAG gaggtgaTTGAGTACATCCACCAGCTGGAGCAGAGGCTGGAGACCCTGAGTGGCTCTAAATGGAGCATGACCGCGTTGTTGCAGAGCG GTCAAGCAGACAGCTCCCTCTCAGAGTCGGAGGATGAGAATCCAGAGGCACTAAGGCCTCTGAGTCATTACAGCTTGTGTGACCAACCCCAGGCTGACCTCCTCATTCTGCCCACTACTCCTCCTCCGTCCCCGCGACTCCTCCACTCGTCTCAGGCTGTGGTGATCAGTCAGCCCGCTCCACTCTGCTCCCCACATCAGCCTAGTGatgacacacacccacacatgcacaGCTCCGAGTCG GAGGAGGAATATGAAGTGTTTCAATCAGGTGGGAATAGCTTTGGAGAAGAGATGGCTCTCCTGCTGCCTAACCACAGAAACGCTATTCTCAg TGATGTGGAAGAGAGCCCCCTGTGGTGA
- the calcoco1a gene encoding calcium-binding and coiled-coil domain-containing protein 1 isoform X1: MEKAWKVEFQNVGNSYFPQSRVECHYSISSQHSWASSDWIGLFKVGWSSVRNYHTFVWALAPTNYKEGTDVNCCVHFQACYLPGPSGEQYQFVYVDGKGEVCSRSSAFTFSAPKPLEELVTLEQALEGGEGSEDMLVVVPKAELLQSRLQECLKERAELLQALETAERSREHERECSHRTREAWEQRSKELEEELRHTREQMEDMKKKQEEMAALREVLQEEKQALLVKEAASEQRISQLEDDIRVLTQKALERETDLERMKERAKKSAAQKKEVEGEHKNIKLKLEQTEKELHSLSTEFQSLRSSLAQRDTHALQLRDTITTLTHKLNNAHRKEAANEAALAELHGVQERLSASEGCVETLRTEIRDMAAQRDNIQADLHQARLQTAQLTLQLADANLALREARASWVQERESLQCSTEMIRTHLDRLNDEIKQKEEQLQEERMERNKAEVELGREKDCNRVQLSETRRELQELKASLRVAQKEKEQLQAEKKEVIEYIHQLEQRLETLSGSKWSMTALLQSGQADSSLSESEDENPEALRPLSHYSLCDQPQADLLILPTTPPPSPRLLHSSQAVVISQPAPLCSPHQPSDDTHPHMHSSESEEEYEVFQSGGNSFGEEMALLLPNHRNAILSDVEESPLW; this comes from the exons atGGAGAAAGCATGGAAGGTGGAGTTTCAGAACGTGGGCAACAGCTATTTCCCACAGAGCCGAGTGGAATGCCACTACAGCATCAGCTCTCAGCACAGCTGGGCTAGCAGTGACTGGATCGGCCTGTTTAAG GTTGGCTGGTCATCTGTGAGGAACTACCATACATTTGTGTGGGCTCTTGCTCCAACCAACTACAAGGAAGGGACTGATGTTAACTGCTGCGTCCACTTCCAAG CTTGCTATTTGCCAGGCCCCAGTGGTGAGCAGTATCAGTTCGTATATGTGGATGGGAAGGGCGAAGTGTGCTCCCGCAGCTCTGCTTTCACTTTCTCTGCTCCAAAGCCACTGGAGGAGTTAGTGACTCTGGAGCAAGCCCTGGAGGGAGGTGAAGGCAGCGAGGACATGCTAGTTGTCGTTCCCAAAGCTGAGCTTCTGCAG aGCCGGCTGCAGGAGTGTCTGAAAGAGAGGGCTGAGTTATTGCAGGCTCTAGAAACAGCAGAGAGGAGCCGTGAACATGAGCGCGAGTGCTCACATAGGACCAGAGAGGCGTGGGAGCAGAGGAGcaaggagctggaggaggagctCAGGCACACCAGGGAACAAATGGAGgacatgaagaagaagcagGAG GAGATGGCAGCTCTCAGGGAGGTTCTGCAGGAGGAGAAGCAGGCCCTGCTAGTTAAAGAAGCTGCCAGTGAGCAGAGGATCAGCCAGCTGGAGGACGACATCAGGGTGCTCACCCAAAAAGccctggagagagagacagatctaGAGAG GATGAAGGAGCGAGCCAAAAAATCTGCGGCCCAAAAGAAAGAAGTAGAAGGTGAACACAAGAATATTAAG CTGAAGTTGGAGCAGACTGAAAAAGAGCTGCATAGCCTCTCTACAGAGTTCCAGAGTTTGAGAAGTTCTCTGGCCCAGAGAGACACGCATGCCCTGCAGCTCCGAGATACCAtcaccacactcacacacaaactcaacaACGCACATAGGAAGGAG GCAGCCAATGAAGCGGCTTTAGCTGAGTTACACGGTGTTCAGGAGCGACTGAGTGCCAGTGAAGGCTGTGTTGAGACTCTGCGGACTGAGATCAGAGACATGGCGGCTCAGAGGGACAACATCCAGGCCGACCTTCACCAGGCCAGACTACAGACCGCACAGCTCACCCTGCAGCTTGCAGATGCCAACCTGGCACTGCGGGAGGCTCGTGCCAGCTGggtgcaggagagagagagtctgcAGTGTAGCACTGAG ATGATTAGGACACATTTGGACAGGCTGAATGATGAGATCAAGCAGAAGGAAGAGCAGCTGCAGGAggagaggatggagagaaaCAAAGCAGAGGTGGAGCTTGGGCGAGAGAAAGACTGCAACCGG GTGCAGCTGAGTGAAACACGAAGGGAGCTGCAGGAACTGAAAGCCAGTCTCAGGGTGGCTCAGAAGGAAAAGGAGCAACTGCAGGCTGAGAAAAAG gaggtgaTTGAGTACATCCACCAGCTGGAGCAGAGGCTGGAGACCCTGAGTGGCTCTAAATGGAGCATGACCGCGTTGTTGCAGAGCG GTCAAGCAGACAGCTCCCTCTCAGAGTCGGAGGATGAGAATCCAGAGGCACTAAGGCCTCTGAGTCATTACAGCTTGTGTGACCAACCCCAGGCTGACCTCCTCATTCTGCCCACTACTCCTCCTCCGTCCCCGCGACTCCTCCACTCGTCTCAGGCTGTGGTGATCAGTCAGCCCGCTCCACTCTGCTCCCCACATCAGCCTAGTGatgacacacacccacacatgcacaGCTCCGAGTCG GAGGAGGAATATGAAGTGTTTCAATCAGGTGGGAATAGCTTTGGAGAAGAGATGGCTCTCCTGCTGCCTAACCACAGAAACGCTATTCTCAg TGATGTGGAAGAGAGCCCCCTGTGGTGA